A section of the Rhizobium sp. BG4 genome encodes:
- a CDS encoding Fur family transcriptional regulator, which produces MTDVAKTLEELCAERGMRMTEQRRVIARILEESADHPDVEELYRRSVKVDAKISISTVYRTVKLFEDAGIIARHDFRDGRSRYETVPEEHHDHLIDLKNGVVIEFRSPEIEALQERIAREHGFKLVDHRLELYGIPLKKDER; this is translated from the coding sequence ATGACCGACGTAGCCAAGACCCTTGAGGAGCTATGCGCCGAACGCGGCATGCGGATGACCGAGCAGCGCCGCGTCATTGCCCGCATTCTCGAAGAATCTGCGGATCATCCCGACGTCGAAGAGCTCTACCGCCGCTCCGTGAAAGTCGATGCCAAGATCTCGATCTCGACGGTCTACCGCACCGTCAAGCTGTTCGAGGATGCCGGCATCATTGCGCGTCACGACTTCCGCGACGGCCGCTCGCGCTATGAGACGGTGCCGGAAGAGCATCACGATCACCTGATCGACCTGAAGAACGGCGTCGTCATCGAGTTCCGCTCACCGGAGATCGAGGCGCTGCAGGAACGGATCGCCCGCGAGCATGGCTTCAAACTAGTCGATCACCGGCTGGAGCTCTATGGCATCCCGCTGAAGAAAGACGAACGCTGA
- a CDS encoding N-acetyltransferase, with protein sequence MTMLEAYLTLKPEFEIVPMDGDDCHAVAVLHGERFARPWGDGEFHSLLSQDNVFGFVARQTNAFLKKPLPGFVLARQVAGEAEILTVAVQAKAARSGLGWRLMQAAMREAHARGGESLFLEVDAGNAPALGLYRKLGFEKVGERRGYYKDDKGAVSTALVMKRVLR encoded by the coding sequence ATGACAATGCTGGAAGCCTATCTGACGCTTAAGCCGGAATTCGAGATTGTCCCCATGGACGGCGACGACTGCCACGCCGTTGCCGTGCTGCATGGCGAACGCTTTGCCCGCCCTTGGGGCGATGGCGAATTTCACAGCCTGCTCAGCCAGGACAACGTCTTCGGCTTTGTGGCGCGCCAGACCAATGCCTTCCTCAAGAAGCCACTGCCCGGTTTCGTGCTCGCCCGCCAGGTTGCCGGAGAGGCCGAAATCCTGACGGTCGCCGTGCAGGCCAAGGCCGCGCGCTCCGGTCTCGGCTGGCGGCTGATGCAGGCTGCGATGCGAGAAGCCCATGCGCGCGGCGGCGAAAGCCTGTTCCTCGAAGTCGATGCGGGCAACGCACCGGCGCTCGGTCTCTACCGCAAGCTCGGCTTCGAGAAGGTCGGCGAGCGCCGCGGCTATTACAAGGACGACAAGGGTGCTGTTTCCACGGCGCTTGTCATGAAGCGCGTTCTTCGCTAG
- the tsaB gene encoding tRNA (adenosine(37)-N6)-threonylcarbamoyltransferase complex dimerization subunit type 1 TsaB — protein MIVLALDTAGVDCAAAVYDSGSDTMLGEASDMIGKGHAEHLMGIVDRVLAQAGKKLAMVERIAVTIGPGSFTGIRVGVAAARGFALALNIPTVGITTLETMAAAQRVKTPGRAVLAAMDAKRGEIYLQSFSAEGEPLDDPRAVTIEEAQAFASTFDGEITGSAAPLLRPELTGDYANSFPISFVARLGAAADPSSGKPKPLYLRGPDAKPQAGFAIARV, from the coding sequence ATGATTGTTCTGGCGCTCGACACGGCAGGTGTGGATTGCGCTGCCGCTGTTTATGACAGCGGTAGTGATACGATGCTGGGGGAGGCATCGGACATGATTGGAAAGGGGCATGCAGAACATCTGATGGGCATCGTCGACCGCGTGCTGGCGCAGGCGGGAAAGAAGCTCGCGATGGTCGAACGCATTGCCGTCACGATCGGCCCAGGCTCGTTTACCGGTATCCGTGTCGGTGTTGCCGCAGCGCGCGGCTTTGCCCTCGCCCTGAATATCCCGACCGTTGGCATCACCACGCTCGAAACCATGGCCGCAGCCCAGCGCGTGAAAACGCCCGGTCGCGCCGTACTCGCAGCGATGGATGCCAAGCGCGGTGAAATCTATCTGCAGAGCTTTTCGGCCGAGGGCGAACCTCTCGACGATCCCCGCGCCGTCACCATCGAGGAAGCGCAAGCCTTCGCCTCGACCTTCGATGGCGAGATCACCGGTTCCGCAGCACCATTGCTGCGCCCCGAACTGACTGGCGACTACGCCAATTCCTTCCCCATCTCGTTCGTGGCGCGCCTCGGCGCTGCCGCCGACCCTTCTTCCGGAAAGCCGAAGCCCCTTTATCTGCGTGGACCTGACGCCAAGCCACAGGCGGGGTTTGCGATTGCGCGAGTATGA
- a CDS encoding lysophospholipid acyltransferase family protein has translation MMVWVRMIYAAVVIALASILLMPFQLLALKFDWKLRRTLPRIWHKFACHALGIRVRVKGNLETRRPLMLCVNHASWMDIMVMSSVADVAFIAKIEVSGWPVFGHLAKLQKSVFIVREEKRNTGNQANEIAGRMADGEIIVLFPEGTTSDGNRLLEVKSSLFGAAAMAVPHSPNGSVFVQPVAIAYTGVHGIAMGRYHRPLAGWPGDVELMPHLLDVLRMGALDAEVSFGEPVDYRADSKRKDVSATIAQRIRAMLNSSLRGRDIA, from the coding sequence CTGATGGTGTGGGTGCGTATGATCTATGCCGCCGTCGTCATTGCGCTGGCGAGCATCCTGCTGATGCCTTTCCAGCTGCTCGCGCTCAAATTCGACTGGAAGCTCCGCCGCACCCTGCCGCGCATCTGGCACAAATTCGCCTGCCACGCTCTCGGGATCCGGGTCAGGGTCAAGGGTAACCTTGAAACCCGCCGTCCGCTGATGCTCTGCGTCAACCACGCCTCCTGGATGGACATCATGGTGATGTCGTCGGTGGCCGACGTCGCCTTCATCGCCAAAATCGAGGTCAGCGGCTGGCCGGTATTCGGCCATCTCGCCAAGCTGCAGAAGAGCGTCTTCATCGTCCGCGAGGAAAAGCGCAACACCGGCAACCAGGCGAATGAGATCGCCGGGCGCATGGCCGATGGCGAGATCATCGTGCTCTTCCCTGAAGGCACGACCTCCGACGGCAACCGCCTGCTCGAGGTGAAGTCCTCTCTCTTCGGCGCCGCCGCGATGGCCGTGCCGCATTCGCCGAATGGTTCGGTTTTCGTCCAGCCTGTAGCGATCGCCTATACCGGCGTGCACGGTATCGCGATGGGGCGCTATCACCGCCCGCTGGCGGGCTGGCCGGGTGATGTCGAACTGATGCCGCATCTCCTCGATGTTCTCAGAATGGGGGCGCTCGATGCCGAAGTGAGCTTCGGCGAGCCGGTCGATTACCGTGCGGATTCGAAGCGCAAGGATGTCAGCGCGACGATCGCGCAGCGCATCCGCGCGATGCTGAACAGCAGCCTGCGCGGCCGCGACATCGCCTGA
- the miaB gene encoding tRNA (N6-isopentenyl adenosine(37)-C2)-methylthiotransferase MiaB, translated as MTQDSALLQAPEQLPSESLRDGSNSRKVFIKTYGCQMNVYDSTRMSDALARDGYEPTEDMEEADLVLLNTCHIREKAAEKVYSALGRLREMKKKKAAAGKEMMIGVAGCVAQAEGEEILRRAPAVDVVIGPQTYHRLPEALRKAKEGQRIVDTEYALEDKFEHLPIAETKKIRSRGVTSFLTVQEGCDKFCTFCVVPYTRGSEVSRSVAQIVEEAQQLVEGGVREITLLGQNVNAWHGVGPNGEEWSLGDLLYRLADIPGLARLRYTTSHPRDMDDRLIEAHRDLRALMPYLHLPVQAGSDRILKAMNRRHTAAEYLALIERIRAARPDIALSGDFIVGFPGETEADFEDTLKLVEEVRYAQAFSFKYSTRPGTPGADLKDQVPEEIKAERLERLQALLLKQQQEFAESCVGKTIDLLLEKPGRMEGQLIGRSPWLQSVNVDAKASQIGDIIKVRITGTGTNSLFAEFAEG; from the coding sequence ATGACCCAAGACAGCGCCCTTCTTCAGGCCCCGGAGCAGCTCCCGAGCGAGAGCCTCCGCGATGGCAGCAACAGCCGCAAGGTCTTCATCAAGACCTATGGCTGCCAGATGAACGTTTATGACTCGACGCGCATGAGCGACGCTCTGGCCCGCGACGGCTATGAACCGACAGAGGATATGGAAGAGGCCGACCTCGTCCTGCTCAATACCTGTCATATCCGTGAGAAGGCGGCGGAGAAGGTCTATTCCGCCCTCGGCCGCCTGCGGGAAATGAAAAAGAAGAAGGCTGCGGCCGGCAAGGAGATGATGATCGGCGTTGCCGGTTGCGTCGCCCAGGCCGAAGGTGAAGAGATCCTGCGCCGCGCGCCGGCCGTCGATGTCGTCATTGGCCCGCAGACCTACCATCGCCTGCCGGAAGCGCTACGCAAGGCCAAGGAAGGCCAGCGGATCGTCGATACGGAATATGCGCTCGAGGACAAGTTCGAGCATCTGCCGATCGCCGAAACGAAGAAGATCCGCTCGCGCGGCGTCACCTCGTTCCTGACTGTGCAGGAAGGCTGCGACAAGTTCTGCACCTTCTGTGTGGTGCCCTATACCCGCGGCTCTGAGGTCTCGCGTTCGGTGGCGCAGATCGTCGAAGAGGCGCAGCAGCTCGTCGAAGGTGGCGTGCGCGAGATCACGCTGCTTGGCCAGAACGTCAATGCCTGGCATGGCGTCGGCCCAAACGGCGAAGAATGGAGCCTCGGCGACCTTCTTTACCGCCTCGCCGACATCCCCGGCCTGGCGCGCCTGCGCTACACGACCAGCCATCCGCGCGACATGGACGACCGGCTGATCGAGGCGCATCGCGATCTGCGGGCGCTGATGCCTTATCTGCATCTGCCGGTTCAGGCCGGATCGGACCGCATTCTTAAAGCCATGAACCGCCGCCATACGGCTGCCGAGTATCTGGCGCTGATCGAGCGTATCCGTGCCGCGCGGCCCGATATAGCTCTTTCGGGTGACTTCATCGTCGGATTCCCGGGGGAGACAGAGGCCGATTTTGAGGATACACTCAAGCTTGTCGAGGAAGTGCGCTATGCGCAGGCTTTCTCGTTCAAATATTCGACACGTCCGGGTACGCCCGGCGCTGACTTGAAGGACCAGGTGCCCGAAGAGATCAAGGCAGAAAGGCTCGAACGCCTGCAGGCGCTTCTCTTGAAGCAGCAGCAGGAATTTGCCGAATCCTGCGTCGGTAAAACGATTGATCTGTTGCTCGAAAAGCCCGGTCGCATGGAAGGACAGCTTATTGGACGTTCTCCCTGGCTTCAGTCTGTGAATGTTGATGCAAAAGCATCGCAAATCGGTGACATTATTAAAGTGCGAATCACCGGAACCGGAACCAACAGCCTGTTTGCCGAATTTGCAGAGGGCTGA
- the trpS gene encoding tryptophan--tRNA ligase, with protein MGEFKKLVFSGVQPTGNLHLGNYLGAIRKFVALQDGNDCIYCVVDLHSITAQLVHEDLRGQIRSIAAAFIASGIDPEKHIVFNQSAVPQHAELAWIFNCVARIGWMNRMTQFKDKAGKDRENASLGLLAYPSLMAADILVYRGTHVPVGDDQKQHLELARDIAMKFNLDYQDHIRRAGHGTDITVGDEPVHAYFPMVEPLIDGPAPRVMSLRDGTKKMSKSDPSDLSRINLMDDEDAILKKIRKAKTDPDGLPSELEGLKGRPEADNLVGIYAALADKTKAQVLAEFGGQQFSVFKPALIDLSVQVLSPITAEMRRLMDDTSHIDAILRNGGERARARAEATMKDVRDIIGFLY; from the coding sequence ATGGGCGAATTCAAGAAGCTCGTTTTCTCCGGCGTTCAGCCGACCGGCAATCTCCATCTCGGCAATTACCTCGGCGCGATCCGCAAGTTCGTGGCGCTGCAGGACGGCAATGACTGCATCTATTGCGTCGTCGATCTGCACTCGATCACCGCACAGCTCGTGCATGAAGATCTTCGCGGCCAGATCCGCTCGATCGCCGCCGCGTTCATCGCATCCGGCATCGACCCCGAGAAGCACATCGTTTTCAACCAGTCCGCCGTGCCGCAGCATGCCGAGCTCGCCTGGATCTTCAATTGCGTCGCCCGCATCGGCTGGATGAACCGCATGACGCAGTTCAAGGACAAGGCCGGCAAGGACCGCGAGAATGCCTCGCTCGGTCTTCTCGCTTATCCGAGCCTGATGGCTGCCGACATTCTCGTCTATCGCGGCACGCATGTTCCCGTCGGCGACGACCAGAAGCAGCATCTTGAGCTGGCGCGCGACATCGCCATGAAGTTCAACCTCGACTACCAGGATCATATCCGGCGCGCCGGTCACGGCACCGACATCACCGTCGGCGACGAGCCCGTGCACGCCTATTTCCCGATGGTCGAGCCGCTGATCGATGGCCCCGCGCCGCGCGTCATGTCGCTGCGCGACGGTACCAAGAAGATGTCGAAGTCCGATCCGTCGGATCTGTCGCGCATCAACCTGATGGACGACGAGGACGCGATCTTGAAGAAGATCCGCAAGGCCAAGACCGATCCGGATGGTTTGCCGAGCGAACTCGAAGGCCTGAAGGGCCGCCCTGAAGCCGACAATCTCGTCGGCATCTATGCGGCACTTGCCGACAAGACGAAGGCGCAGGTTCTTGCCGAATTCGGCGGCCAGCAGTTCTCCGTCTTCAAGCCGGCGCTGATCGATCTCTCGGTTCAGGTGCTTTCGCCGATCACGGCCGAAATGCGCCGCCTGATGGACGATACGAGCCATATCGACGCGATCCTGCGCAATGGCGGCGAACGCGCCCGCGCCCGCGCCGAGGCAACGATGAAGGACGTCCGCGACATCATCGGCTTCCTCTACTAG
- a CDS encoding universal stress protein, with translation MVSKRLSRLEGHRRKFMAVIDGTPECQRAVHYAGRRAKNSNGGLVLVYVIPEGDFQQWLGVEEIMRAEAREEAEAVVAKSAQVVRETIGIEPEIVIREGSAAEQINMVIEEDRDIAILVLAASSAKEGPGPLVSSVAGKGAAFPIPVTVLPDTLTNEELDALA, from the coding sequence ATGGTATCAAAGCGACTCTCACGTCTCGAAGGTCATCGCCGCAAATTCATGGCGGTCATTGACGGTACACCCGAATGCCAGCGTGCCGTCCACTATGCCGGCCGGCGCGCCAAGAACTCGAATGGCGGTCTCGTTCTCGTCTATGTGATCCCGGAAGGCGATTTCCAGCAGTGGCTGGGGGTCGAGGAGATCATGCGTGCCGAGGCGCGCGAAGAGGCGGAAGCCGTGGTCGCCAAATCGGCGCAGGTCGTGCGCGAGACGATCGGTATCGAACCGGAAATCGTCATTCGCGAAGGCAGCGCTGCCGAGCAGATCAACATGGTGATCGAGGAAGACCGGGACATCGCGATCCTGGTGCTTGCGGCAAGCTCCGCGAAAGAGGGACCGGGACCGCTCGTATCCTCCGTCGCCGGCAAGGGCGCGGCCTTTCCGATCCCGGTAACGGTGCTGCCCGATACATTGACCAATGAAGAGTTGGACGCGCTGGCCTAA
- a CDS encoding VOC family protein, translating into MQSLFLVTLVVDDYDRAKAFYCGALGFDCQQDEAMPDGKRWVVVKPRDGDGAAFLLAQAADDRQKAAIGNQTGGRVDFFLKTDDFARDHAAMTSAGVRFLEEPRHEVYGTVAVFSDPYGNTFDLIQHAAPAAS; encoded by the coding sequence ATGCAATCGCTGTTTCTCGTCACGCTTGTCGTCGATGATTACGATCGCGCCAAAGCTTTCTATTGCGGTGCGCTCGGCTTCGACTGCCAGCAGGACGAGGCAATGCCGGATGGCAAGCGATGGGTGGTGGTGAAGCCGCGTGACGGTGATGGCGCTGCGTTCCTGCTGGCACAGGCAGCGGACGACAGGCAGAAGGCTGCGATCGGCAACCAGACCGGCGGACGCGTCGACTTCTTCCTGAAGACCGATGATTTCGCGCGCGACCACGCGGCAATGACCAGCGCCGGTGTCCGCTTTCTGGAGGAGCCGCGGCACGAGGTTTACGGCACCGTCGCGGTGTTTTCGGATCCTTACGGCAACACCTTCGACCTCATCCAACACGCCGCACCCGCTGCCTCTTGA